Genomic segment of Ignavibacteriales bacterium:
AATAGTAGAGGATGATATTCTATCTCAAAACGTAATGAGAAGGATATTTAAGAGTGATTTTGAAATTGATTTTTGTGAATCAGTTGATGAATATTATGAAAAATACTCGAAGACAAATTATGACGTAATAATAATGGATGTAGCATTAAAAGGAACTAAGACTGGTTCGGAGTTAATAAAAGAGATTAAAGCAGCCCCGCAATTTACCGGCACTCCCATACTTTGTCTAACCG
This window contains:
- a CDS encoding response regulator, translating into MKKMLIVEDDILSQNVMRRIFKSDFEIDFCESVDEYYEKYSKTNYDVIIMDVALKGTKTGSELIKEIKAAPQFTGTPILCLT